The Ramlibacter pinisoli genome segment GCCGGCGCCGCCGATCGCGATGGCGACCGGCAGGCCGATGGCCGACCAGAGCGAATAGCGGCCGCCCACCCAGTCCCAGAAGCCGAAGGTGCGCTCGATGCCGAACTCGGCGGCGGCCTGCACGTTGGTGGTGAGGGCGGCGAAATGCCGCGCAACGTCGCTGCCGCCAGCCTGCGTGAACCACTGCCGCGCCGAGCGGGCATTGGTCATGGTCTCGATGGTGGTGAAGGTCTTGGAGGCGACCAGGAACAGCGTGCTCTCCGGCCGCAGTCCGCGCAGCACCGCGGCCAGTTCATGGCCGTCGACGTTGGAGACGAAGTGGAAGCGCTTGCCCGGCGTGACCAGGGTGTCGAGCGCCAGCACGGCCATCTGCGGCCCCAGGTCGGAGCCGCCGATGCCGATGTTGACCACGTCGGTGATCGCGGCGTCGGCGCGCACCTGGTCGGCGAACGCCAGCATCGCCCGCTGCGTGCCGTGCACTTGGGCGAGGTCGCCGGCCAGCGCCGGGTCGACGCGGGCGCCCTCGGGTGTGCGCAGCAGCCAGTGCATGACGGCGCGCTCCTCGGTCGCGTTGATCCGCTCGCCGCGGAACAGGGCATCGCGCTGCGCTTCCAGCGCGCACTCGCGCGCCAGTTGCAGCAGCAGCTGCTGCGCCTGTGCGTCGACCAGGTTCTTCGACAGGTCGGCGAACACGTGCGGCGCCTGCAGGCTGAAGGCTGCGACCCGCCCGGCGTCCAGCGCCTGGCGCAGGTCGAACTGCCGGCCGGCGCCCTGGTGGTGGCGTTGCAGCGCCGCCCAGGCGCCGGTCTCGTCGCAACGCGGGAACGCGGCTGCCATGCTCAGGCCGCCTTCATCAGCTTCTCGAGCTTGACGGCGTCGGCGGCAAAGGACCGGATGCCCTCGGCCAGCTTCTCGGTCGCCATCGCGTCTTCGTTCAGGGCGTAGCGGAAGCCCGCCTCGTCGAAGTTCACCGGCGGCAGGTCGAGCGCCCGGGCCTGCTGCGGGTCGAGCGCGCGCGCCAGTGGCGCCTCGGCCGTGGCCAGCTGCGCGAGCAGCTCGGGGCTGATGGTCAGCAGGTCGCAGCCGGCCAGCGCCTGGATCTGCCCGGTGTTGCGGAAGCTCGCCCCCATCACCTCGGTGGCGATGCCGAAGTGCTTGTAGTGCAGGTAGATCTGCCGCACCGACTGCACGCCGGGATCGTTCGGGCCGGCGCTCGCGGCCTCGTCCCAGGCGCTGCCGGCGGACTTCTTGTACCAGTCGTAGATGCGGCCGACGAAGGGCGAGATCAGCCGCACCTTGGCCTGGCCGCAGGCCACCGCCTGGCAAAACGAGAACAGCAGCGTCAGGTTGGTGTGGATGCCGCGCCGCTCCAGCCGCGCCGCCGCCTGGATGCCTTCCCAGGTGGACGCGACCTTGACCAGCACGCGCTCGACCGGCACGCCCTCGGCCTGGTAGAGCTCGATGATGCGCTCGGCGCGCGCCACCGTCGCCTCGGTGTCAAAGCTCAGTCGCGCATCGACCTCGGTGGACACCCGGCCCGGGATGATGGACAGGATCTCGCGGCCGAACTGCACCAGCAGCCGGTCCATGGCCTCGTCGAGCGGCCGGCTGCCGAAGCGGCTCATCGTGTCGCGCAGCAAGGGGGCGTACTCGGGCTTCTGCACCGCCTTGAGGATGAGCGAGGGGTTGGTGGTGGCATCCTGGGGCCGGTACTGCGCCAGTTGCCGGAAGTCACCCGTGTCCGCGACCACGGTGGTGAACTGCTTGAGGGCCTCGAGTTGGTTCATGGTGAGGGTCATTATGGGAGGAACACGGCGGCCGCGGCCGTCCAGCCGGAACCACGCTACATTGGGGTTTCCTTCTTCATCCCTCACCCATGAGCTTCGACCTCGTCCTCTTCGGCGGCACGGGCGACCTGGCGTGGCGCAAGCTGATGCCGGCGCTGTTCCAGGCGTTCCGCCACGGCACGCTGCCGGCCGACGGCCGCATCATCGGCGTGGCCCGCGATGACCTCAGCAACGAGCAGTACCGGGCCCTGATCCAGCAGCGCTTCGCGCAGGTCGACCTGGCCAAGCGGCCGAGCGACGAGGAATTCGGCCGCTTTGCCGAGCTGCTGCAGTTCCAGCGACTGGACCTGTCCAAGCCGCAGGACTATGGCCGCCTGAAGGACCGGCTGCAGCAGCGCAACGCCGACACGGTGGTGATGTACGTCGCGACCGCGCCCACGCTGTTCACGACGGTGTGCGAACAGCTGGCCGTCGCCGGCCTGAACACGCCCGCCACCCGCATCGTGCTGGAGAAGCCGCTCGGCCACGACGTCGCGTCCAACCGCCAGATCAACGAGACGGTGCTGCGCGGCTTCAGCGAGCAGCAGGTGTTCCGCATCGACCACTACCTGGGCAAGCCGTCGGTGCAGAACCTGTTCGCGCTGCGCTTCGGAAACTCGCTGTTCGAGCCCCTCTGGCGGCGCGAGCACATCTCCAACATCCAGGTCACGATCGCCGAGGACCTGGGCGTCGAAAAGCGCGGGGCCTTCTACGAAAGCACCGGCGCGCTGCGCGACATGGTGCAGAACCACGCCCTGCAGCTGGTGTGCGCGCTGGCCATGGAGCCGCCCATCAGCGCCGACGCCGACGCCCTGCGCGACGAGAAGCTCAAGGTGCTGCGCTCGCTGCGCCCGTGGACGACCGAGGCGATCGGGCAGTTCGCCGTGCGCGGCCAG includes the following:
- the pgi gene encoding glucose-6-phosphate isomerase → MAAAFPRCDETGAWAALQRHHQGAGRQFDLRQALDAGRVAAFSLQAPHVFADLSKNLVDAQAQQLLLQLARECALEAQRDALFRGERINATEERAVMHWLLRTPEGARVDPALAGDLAQVHGTQRAMLAFADQVRADAAITDVVNIGIGGSDLGPQMAVLALDTLVTPGKRFHFVSNVDGHELAAVLRGLRPESTLFLVASKTFTTIETMTNARSARQWFTQAGGSDVARHFAALTTNVQAAAEFGIERTFGFWDWVGGRYSLWSAIGLPVAIAIGGAGFRALLAGAHAMDEHVRAAPLEGNLPLRLALLDVWYRNFHGFTSRSVAPYHSALRRLPAYLQQLEMESNGKRVDRQGRVLPFATAPVVWGEPGTNGQHAYFQMLHQGTDVVPVEFIAAREAAHDLPGHQPQLLANVLAQAQALMLGKADPGGHKHFPGNRPSTMLLLERLDPASLGALIALYEHRVFFAGALWGINSFDQWGVELGKVLARDIAPRLASGDVAGLDASTAALVARLRG
- the tal gene encoding transaldolase, yielding MNQLEALKQFTTVVADTGDFRQLAQYRPQDATTNPSLILKAVQKPEYAPLLRDTMSRFGSRPLDEAMDRLLVQFGREILSIIPGRVSTEVDARLSFDTEATVARAERIIELYQAEGVPVERVLVKVASTWEGIQAAARLERRGIHTNLTLLFSFCQAVACGQAKVRLISPFVGRIYDWYKKSAGSAWDEAASAGPNDPGVQSVRQIYLHYKHFGIATEVMGASFRNTGQIQALAGCDLLTISPELLAQLATAEAPLARALDPQQARALDLPPVNFDEAGFRYALNEDAMATEKLAEGIRSFAADAVKLEKLMKAA
- the zwf gene encoding glucose-6-phosphate dehydrogenase; amino-acid sequence: MSFDLVLFGGTGDLAWRKLMPALFQAFRHGTLPADGRIIGVARDDLSNEQYRALIQQRFAQVDLAKRPSDEEFGRFAELLQFQRLDLSKPQDYGRLKDRLQQRNADTVVMYVATAPTLFTTVCEQLAVAGLNTPATRIVLEKPLGHDVASNRQINETVLRGFSEQQVFRIDHYLGKPSVQNLFALRFGNSLFEPLWRREHISNIQVTIAEDLGVEKRGAFYESTGALRDMVQNHALQLVCALAMEPPISADADALRDEKLKVLRSLRPWTTEAIGQFAVRGQYGPGTVGGEPVPGYRSEPGVGAESTTETFVALRAVIANWRWAGVPFYIRTGKRLAARDAHIVVNFRPAPHAIFRTPLGEANRLVITLQPRDGLQLHLLAQGQENRRQGQSLTPVHLDLDFDKRFGSERVGAYERLLLDVIDGRLNLFVRSDEQEAAWRWVEPLLDAWQGNDNGLRPYTAGSWGPSAASAMIARDGFCWSEEC